One region of Epilithonimonas zeae genomic DNA includes:
- a CDS encoding T9SS type A sorting domain-containing protein, protein MKKTLLTLFCAFSLQLFHSQVSFAGNQDYGRMKNFAYDKTTPNKIYATSYIGKHILVSEDNGVTWNVLFTLPYPEYSPNILELRLTNNGTALSFIEYFGLGSSMNKVAILDLATNSIIKEYQFPQNEDIQKIDNYSIFDNGSMNTISMLASGIENKFFTSTNGGESWTKVYDTADHESVILNDAIMDPKNPQILYIVRNGGAGNEDGGFFKSTDGGATWTETLNGLILQSVAVDPNNTDIIYAGSGITWSYPEQHQALYKSTNGGITWTEETQIPWSTEQFGMKMITKIEINPNNSNHVVVMGDDRVAVTTNGGATWTTTVSNGLSDGDSYFYGINATFNPSKPNEVLISNNHYPKFSSDNGVTLTSIKSPFFIGMGNTNIINDNGADKLMYGVQYGYALRNLETNEETPVNVMPLNESPLGGEIDLVYADKDYAGRTYIYKSSFMGNNIKVSNDYGATSTTIHTTYDTYFTAAETDSSNPNIAWLATFNGETSSLVKVNFSNPDEIQTDFITLPYDGDYIFGIKVSKNNPNEVLVTVGNRVLKTTDGGTNWTQITAGLEDLALPNIGLSLVQNPLNLNQYTMAGSNGIYTSMDNGTTWSKIYNGFIQNVEHSPKANGQIVGINYTNLDILPKVVYTSNGGTTWAEKTSQNYFDTPVISGAIRFMDNENAEVYLTSQSLGILKDNISLEFLATSDINNFKDDISVYPNPTQNFINIKLDKSISKFKASLYNAAGQVLLTTENRSSINISNLNKGVYFLTIVPENGKSITKKIIKN, encoded by the coding sequence ATGAAGAAAACATTACTTACACTATTCTGTGCTTTTTCCTTACAGCTTTTCCATTCGCAGGTGAGCTTCGCAGGAAATCAGGATTACGGTCGTATGAAGAACTTTGCATACGACAAAACAACGCCTAATAAGATTTATGCAACATCTTACATTGGCAAACACATTTTAGTTTCTGAGGATAACGGTGTGACTTGGAACGTATTATTCACATTGCCCTATCCGGAATATTCGCCAAACATTCTCGAATTGAGGTTAACCAATAATGGAACTGCACTCAGTTTCATCGAATATTTTGGACTTGGAAGTTCTATGAACAAAGTGGCGATTCTAGATTTGGCGACCAATTCTATTATTAAAGAATATCAATTTCCTCAAAACGAAGACATTCAAAAAATTGATAATTATTCGATTTTCGATAATGGTTCAATGAACACTATTTCTATGTTGGCCAGCGGAATAGAAAATAAATTTTTCACAAGTACCAATGGTGGAGAATCTTGGACAAAGGTTTATGACACCGCAGACCACGAAAGCGTCATTCTGAATGATGCGATAATGGACCCGAAAAATCCTCAAATATTATACATCGTTCGCAATGGTGGTGCAGGAAATGAAGATGGTGGTTTTTTCAAATCGACGGACGGTGGTGCAACGTGGACAGAAACTTTGAACGGTTTGATTTTACAATCGGTTGCCGTTGACCCAAACAATACTGACATCATCTACGCAGGAAGCGGAATCACTTGGAGCTATCCTGAGCAACATCAGGCGCTTTACAAATCCACGAACGGAGGCATAACTTGGACAGAAGAAACGCAAATCCCTTGGTCCACAGAGCAATTTGGGATGAAAATGATTACTAAAATTGAAATCAATCCGAATAACTCCAATCACGTTGTAGTAATGGGTGATGACAGAGTTGCCGTAACTACAAATGGTGGAGCAACGTGGACAACTACAGTTTCTAATGGACTAAGTGACGGAGATTCTTATTTTTACGGAATTAATGCCACCTTTAATCCATCTAAACCCAACGAAGTTTTAATTTCGAACAACCATTATCCAAAATTCTCGTCTGACAACGGCGTAACATTAACATCTATTAAAAGTCCTTTCTTTATCGGAATGGGAAATACAAATATCATTAACGATAACGGAGCCGACAAATTAATGTACGGTGTACAATATGGTTACGCACTGCGAAATCTTGAAACCAATGAGGAGACACCTGTAAATGTAATGCCGTTGAACGAAAGTCCGCTCGGCGGAGAGATTGATTTGGTTTATGCAGATAAGGATTATGCGGGGAGAACTTACATTTACAAATCTTCTTTTATGGGAAATAATATCAAAGTGAGTAATGATTACGGAGCTACCTCTACAACCATTCATACAACTTATGATACATATTTTACTGCTGCGGAAACCGATTCTTCTAATCCGAATATCGCTTGGTTGGCGACTTTCAACGGTGAAACATCTTCTTTGGTTAAGGTTAATTTCTCGAATCCGGATGAGATTCAGACCGATTTTATCACTCTTCCTTACGATGGCGATTACATTTTCGGAATCAAAGTGAGTAAAAATAATCCGAATGAAGTTCTGGTAACTGTTGGAAACAGAGTTCTGAAAACAACGGACGGCGGAACAAATTGGACCCAAATCACAGCAGGTCTAGAAGATTTGGCTTTACCAAATATTGGATTAAGTCTGGTTCAAAATCCATTGAATCTTAACCAATACACAATGGCAGGTTCCAACGGAATTTATACTTCTATGGACAATGGAACAACTTGGAGCAAAATCTACAATGGATTTATCCAAAATGTAGAACACTCTCCCAAAGCCAATGGACAGATTGTTGGGATTAATTATACTAATCTGGATATTCTTCCAAAAGTAGTTTACACCAGCAACGGCGGAACAACTTGGGCCGAAAAAACGTCTCAAAATTACTTTGACACGCCAGTTATTTCAGGAGCAATTCGTTTTATGGATAATGAAAATGCAGAAGTTTATTTAACGTCACAATCTTTGGGAATTCTGAAAGACAATATCAGCTTAGAATTTTTAGCAACCTCAGATATTAACAATTTTAAGGATGATATCAGCGTTTATCCGAATCCAACACAGAATTTCATTAACATCAAACTGGATAAAAGTATTTCGAAGTTCAAAGCGAGTCTTTACAATGCGGCTGGACAAGTTTTGTTGACGACAGAAAATAGGTCCAGCATCAATATTTCTAATTTGAATAAGGGTGTTTATTTCTTAACAATTGTACCGGAAAACGGAAAATCAATCACTAAGAAAATCATCAAGAACTAA